Genomic segment of Nostoc sp. TCL240-02:
AGGTGGCTATTAGATAAGTTTACAGACGTTGACCTAAACAATGTCTTAGTAGGCACTATTGATACCTGGGTGCTGTGGAACCTCACAGGTGGGAAAGTCCATGCCACCGATCACAGCAACGCCAGTCGAACAATGTTAATGAATCTCAAAACCTGTGAGTGGGATGATAATCTACTAAATCTATTTCAAATTCCGGCTCATATTTTGCCCCAGATTCAGCCTAGTTTAGGAGTATTTGGAGTTACTGATGCGACTTTGTTGGGCACTGAAATTCCTATTACTGCGATATTGGGGGATCAGCAAGCGGCTTTATTTGGTCATGGCTGCGATCGCCCCGGTTTGATGAAATGTACTTACGGAACTGGTAGCTTTTTGGTTGCTCACACAGGCAATCAAATTGTGCGCTCGCACCATCAACTTATTTCTACGGTGGCATGGACACAAGCAAATCCAAGCGGAGCATTGGATGTAGGTTATGCCTTAGAAGGTAGTATGTTTACTAGTGGAGCTTGTATTCAATGGTTGCGCGATCGCCTAAAGCTGATTAAAACTGCTGCTGAAAGTGAAACGATGGCAAATCAAGTAACAGATAATGGCGGAGTCTACTTTGTGCCTGCATTTAGTGGGCTGGGCGCACCCTATTGGGATATGAGCGCCAGGGGAGCCTTTTTTGGCATTACCGCCAGCGTCCAGCCAGAGCATCTAGTACGCGCCGTGTTGGAAGCGATCGCATATCAAGTTTTGGAAGTAGTACAGGCGATTAATTCATCTAGCAGTACTCCCGTTGGTCGATTAATCGTAGATGGTGGTGCTTGCGAAAATAATTTTTTGATGCAGTTCCAGGCTGATGTATTAGGTATTCCAGTTGAACGGCCGATAATGCGCGATACGACCGTTCAAGGTGCAGCATTTGCAGCAGGTTTAGCTATAGGATTTTGGGAGAGCTATGAAGCGCTGGTGCAGCAACGGAAAATTGAGCGTGTGTTTGAACCGAGGAGCGATAGGCCATTATCTAACTTTGATACTTGGCAAAAAGCAGTGAAACGCACTCTGGCTTGGGAGGAGTAAATGCTTACTGTTCAGGCAAAACTTCAACTGAATGGTTACTAAAATTTTGTTCCAGATAACGTGGATCGCGCACTCCTACGTGCAAAACTAGTGCTGTAACTAATCCACCTATAGCTGCTACCAAGAAGGCAGTTCTATAGTCAATGTTATCTACTATCCATCCACCTAAAAGGGGAGCAAGCATTGTGGCAGGGGCAACAAGGGTATTACCAAGACCAATATAGGCTGGTCGTTGACGCTGATTACCAAACTCTAAGGTCATTACCGCAGCAATATTTTGTAGAGCGCTCATACCTATTCCTGCTCCTAAAAATACCAAGTAAAAACAGTTTACATTTGTTGCTAACCCAGCTAGAAACGCACTGAAAGCACAAACAACAGAACCGACTTCCAAGACCAACTTGTTACCCCAGCGATCGCCTACCCAACCCAAAACCAATCCAGCAATAGTTTGCGTTCCCATCAGCACGCCAGTAATTAACCCAATAGATGCTTCTCCCATACCTTGATGATGTACAGCATAGAGTGTATAGAAAGGAAGTGGCATTAATGCTATTTGTGAAAGCATACGTGCGATCACAAAGTAACGGAAATTCTTATCGCACCGGAGAATCATATTAAGACTGTCCCAAAATTCACGTCTAGTTTCAATGGTCGATAATGAGTTGTTTACTGGCTCTCGCGTCCTAGACATAAAAAACCAAGATAGAGCCATCGCAACACTGGCACACACAAAACAGAGAACAAAGTTAAATGGCTGGGCAATTTGCTTGAGTAGTAAACCAGCACTCAAAGCACCAATGATACTCATCAGATTAGCAGCCGCAGCTAAAGCACCGTAAAAAATGCCAAGCTTTCCCGATGGAACAATTTTAGTAACCATACTTTGCCAAGCAGGAGCGCTAAATCCGCTACCTAGTCCCTGCCAAATGAGGATGGCGAATGTCAAAGATAAGATAGTTTGGTGATTGAGTTGTAGCTCTAACAAAGCAACCAGTGCTAATCCTAAAAAAGGAAGTTTTTGGTGAATTGTCAACCACATTACAGTTGGTTTGTAATACTGTAATCGAGCTATTCTATCAGCTGTTAATAGCTGAGGTAGTTGCCAACCTAAACGCGGAATAGCTGGGATCAGACCGATGAGCAATGCAGAATTGGTAAAACCACTAACAAATAGAGGGATAATTGTGATATAGGAGGCAAAACCAGCTCCTAAACCAAAAAATGCACTTTCAACAACATTGACGGTCAAGTTATGACGAAGGTCTTTTTGAATTTTAGAGTTAGGCATTTTTATAGATATTGCAAGTGTAGGTAAGTTTTTTCTTCCATACCAAAATCCGGCTTGAAAAAGCCGCATTT
This window contains:
- the glpK gene encoding glycerol kinase GlpK, with product MHTLGDTTLSSGYILALDLGTTGNRAFVFNADGKIVGQAYKELTQYYPQPGWLEHDAQQIWKDTCWVMQTAIENAQIVPSAIAALGLTVQRETCLIWDKTTGKPLHRAIVWQDRRTAPLCHELKEQGYADEIYDRTGLIIDAYFSATKLRWLLDKFTDVDLNNVLVGTIDTWVLWNLTGGKVHATDHSNASRTMLMNLKTCEWDDNLLNLFQIPAHILPQIQPSLGVFGVTDATLLGTEIPITAILGDQQAALFGHGCDRPGLMKCTYGTGSFLVAHTGNQIVRSHHQLISTVAWTQANPSGALDVGYALEGSMFTSGACIQWLRDRLKLIKTAAESETMANQVTDNGGVYFVPAFSGLGAPYWDMSARGAFFGITASVQPEHLVRAVLEAIAYQVLEVVQAINSSSSTPVGRLIVDGGACENNFLMQFQADVLGIPVERPIMRDTTVQGAAFAAGLAIGFWESYEALVQQRKIERVFEPRSDRPLSNFDTWQKAVKRTLAWEE
- a CDS encoding MFS transporter; amino-acid sequence: MPNSKIQKDLRHNLTVNVVESAFFGLGAGFASYITIIPLFVSGFTNSALLIGLIPAIPRLGWQLPQLLTADRIARLQYYKPTVMWLTIHQKLPFLGLALVALLELQLNHQTILSLTFAILIWQGLGSGFSAPAWQSMVTKIVPSGKLGIFYGALAAAANLMSIIGALSAGLLLKQIAQPFNFVLCFVCASVAMALSWFFMSRTREPVNNSLSTIETRREFWDSLNMILRCDKNFRYFVIARMLSQIALMPLPFYTLYAVHHQGMGEASIGLITGVLMGTQTIAGLVLGWVGDRWGNKLVLEVGSVVCAFSAFLAGLATNVNCFYLVFLGAGIGMSALQNIAAVMTLEFGNQRQRPAYIGLGNTLVAPATMLAPLLGGWIVDNIDYRTAFLVAAIGGLVTALVLHVGVRDPRYLEQNFSNHSVEVLPEQ